In a genomic window of Saccharothrix sp. HUAS TT1:
- the dacB gene encoding D-alanyl-D-alanine carboxypeptidase/D-alanyl-D-alanine-endopeptidase, with translation MPKPRSLVLALALVLAAVPAADLAAPASAQAGDALARDLDAIITDPALAGADVGLVVRHADTGEVLFAREGDRRAQPASNGKLFSSAAVLDLLGPDHRFRTTVAAAGRVRAGVLTGDLHLRGTGDPTVLAADYDALAARVAAAGVRVVLGRLVADDTWFDSVRLGAGWAWDDEPYYYNAQISALTVSPDTDYDAGSVIVRVAPGAAGAPATVATEPPTDYVTIDSTAVTGPPGSAPGVSVERRHGTNVISVRGSVPAGGAVESEWSTVREPTGLVTSLFHDSLTRHGVRVVGGTGAGATPADARVLAEHLSMPLSRLLVPFMKLSNNMHAEILVKTAGRAVHGEGSWGAGLRAVSAKLGELGVDPAALSLRDGSGLSRMDQVAPDQVASLLLAARGEPWFRTWYDSLPVAGAGDRMVGGTLRNRMRGTPAEGNARAKTGTLTGVSALSGYVTTAAGTPLVFAMISNDTLTSAKRFEDAVVVRLASDRDGQAPEVRVAGGSAGDHGVELECSWTKSC, from the coding sequence ATGCCCAAGCCCCGGTCCCTCGTCCTCGCGCTGGCCCTCGTGCTCGCCGCGGTCCCGGCGGCCGACCTGGCCGCGCCCGCGTCCGCGCAGGCCGGTGACGCGCTCGCCCGCGACCTCGACGCGATCATCACCGATCCGGCCCTCGCCGGCGCGGACGTGGGGCTCGTGGTCCGGCACGCCGACACCGGCGAGGTGCTGTTCGCCCGCGAGGGCGACCGGCGCGCCCAGCCGGCGTCCAACGGCAAGCTGTTCAGCTCCGCCGCGGTGCTCGACCTGCTCGGGCCCGACCACCGGTTCCGCACGACGGTCGCCGCGGCCGGCCGGGTGCGGGCCGGTGTCCTGACCGGCGACCTGCACCTGCGCGGCACCGGCGACCCGACCGTCCTGGCCGCCGACTACGACGCGCTGGCCGCGCGGGTGGCCGCCGCCGGCGTCAGGGTGGTGCTCGGCAGGCTGGTCGCCGACGACACCTGGTTCGACTCCGTGCGGCTGGGCGCCGGCTGGGCCTGGGACGACGAGCCGTACTACTACAACGCCCAGATCTCGGCGCTGACCGTCTCCCCCGACACCGACTACGACGCCGGGTCCGTCATCGTGCGGGTCGCGCCCGGCGCGGCGGGCGCGCCGGCGACCGTCGCCACCGAACCGCCGACGGACTACGTCACGATCGACAGCACGGCGGTGACCGGTCCGCCCGGCTCGGCGCCGGGCGTGTCCGTGGAGCGGCGGCACGGCACGAACGTGATCAGCGTGCGCGGCAGCGTCCCGGCGGGCGGCGCGGTCGAGAGCGAGTGGAGCACGGTCCGGGAGCCGACCGGGCTCGTCACGTCGCTGTTCCACGACTCGCTGACCCGGCACGGCGTCCGCGTGGTCGGCGGCACCGGCGCCGGGGCGACCCCGGCCGACGCGCGGGTGCTCGCCGAGCACCTGTCGATGCCGCTGTCGCGGTTGCTGGTCCCGTTCATGAAGCTCAGCAACAACATGCACGCCGAGATCCTGGTCAAGACCGCCGGTCGGGCGGTGCACGGCGAGGGCAGTTGGGGCGCCGGCCTGCGGGCGGTCTCGGCGAAGCTCGGCGAGCTGGGCGTGGACCCGGCCGCGCTGTCGCTGCGGGACGGCTCGGGCCTGTCCCGGATGGACCAGGTCGCGCCGGACCAGGTGGCTTCGCTGCTGCTCGCGGCGCGGGGCGAGCCGTGGTTCCGGACCTGGTACGACTCGCTGCCCGTCGCCGGGGCGGGCGACCGGATGGTCGGCGGCACGCTGCGCAACCGGATGCGCGGCACCCCGGCCGAGGGCAACGCGCGGGCCAAGACCGGCACGCTGACCGGTGTCAGCGCGCTGTCCGGCTACGTGACGACGGCGGCGGGCACGCCGCTGGTGTTCGCCATGATCAGCAACGACACGCTCACGTCGGCCAAGCGGTTCGAGGACGCGGTGGTGGTGCGGCTGGCGAGCGACCGGGACGGTCAGGCGCCGGAGGTCCGGGTCGCCGGCGGTTCAGCCGGTGATCACGGCGTCGAGCTGGAGTGCAGCTGGACCAAGTCCTGCTGA
- a CDS encoding FadR/GntR family transcriptional regulator encodes MPVQRQAGGPRGDALHTSVLDTIGLEITSGDLAEGRVLTLDGIQERFGVSRTVARETMRVLESMGLVTSRRRVGITVQPTSSWQVYDPRLIWWRLAGPHRDAQLRALTELRIAVEPVAAARAAWNASAKERDRLVDLAARMRQLGESGELEKFLEVDIAFHSLLLESGGNEMFAALQEVVAVVLSGRTTLGLMPERPVPSALDLHEEVAKAVASRHPEAAELAMRALVAEVRDAVVPVNGP; translated from the coding sequence GTGCCGGTACAACGTCAGGCGGGCGGGCCGCGCGGCGACGCCCTGCACACCTCCGTGCTCGACACCATCGGGCTGGAGATCACCAGCGGCGACCTCGCCGAGGGGCGGGTGCTGACCCTCGACGGCATCCAGGAGCGGTTCGGGGTGTCCCGGACCGTCGCCCGCGAAACCATGCGGGTGCTGGAGTCGATGGGGCTGGTGACGTCGCGCCGCCGGGTCGGCATCACCGTGCAGCCGACGTCGTCGTGGCAGGTCTACGACCCGCGGCTGATCTGGTGGCGGCTGGCGGGCCCGCACCGCGACGCCCAGCTGCGCGCGCTCACCGAACTGCGGATCGCGGTCGAGCCGGTGGCCGCGGCGCGGGCCGCGTGGAACGCGTCGGCGAAGGAGCGCGACCGGCTGGTCGACCTGGCCGCCCGGATGCGCCAACTGGGCGAGTCGGGCGAGCTGGAGAAATTCCTCGAAGTCGACATCGCCTTCCACTCGCTGCTCCTGGAGTCCGGCGGCAACGAGATGTTCGCCGCGCTCCAGGAGGTGGTGGCGGTGGTGCTGAGCGGGCGGACCACCCTCGGGCTGATGCCCGAACGCCCCGTGCCGAGCGCCCTGGACCTGCACGAGGAGGTGGCGAAGGCGGTCGCGTCCCGTCACCCCGAGGCCGCCGAGCTGGCCATGCGCGCCCTCGTGGCGGAGGTCCGCGACGCCGTGGTGCCCGTCAACGGACCGTGA
- a CDS encoding gluconokinase: MTPSADPAVPTCVVVMGVSGAGKSTVARLLADRLGLPMAEADEFHPAANIAKMSAGVPLTDADRAPWLDAIRDWITERAAAGESTIVTCSALKRVYRDVLREAGARVRFLFLRGADEVIGDRLRERSGHFMPPSLLRSQFDALEPLRSDEDGVAVDVRETPDAIVARALAGLGLTAPSPANP, translated from the coding sequence ATGACCCCGAGCGCCGACCCCGCCGTGCCGACCTGCGTGGTCGTGATGGGCGTGTCCGGAGCGGGCAAGAGCACGGTGGCCCGGCTGCTGGCCGACCGGCTCGGCCTGCCGATGGCCGAGGCCGACGAGTTCCACCCGGCCGCCAACATCGCGAAGATGTCCGCGGGCGTTCCGCTCACCGACGCCGACCGCGCGCCCTGGCTGGACGCGATCCGCGACTGGATCACCGAGCGCGCCGCCGCCGGTGAGAGCACGATCGTCACGTGCTCGGCGTTGAAGCGGGTCTACCGGGACGTGCTGCGCGAGGCGGGCGCGCGGGTCCGGTTCCTCTTCCTGCGCGGCGCGGACGAGGTCATCGGCGACCGGTTGCGCGAGCGCTCCGGCCACTTCATGCCGCCGTCGCTGCTGCGGTCCCAGTTCGACGCGCTGGAACCGCTGCGGTCCGATGAGGACGGTGTCGCGGTCGACGTCCGGGAGACCCCCGACGCGATCGTCGCGCGAGCCCTCGCCGGGCTGGGCCTCACCGCACCGAGCCCGGCGAACCCCTGA
- a CDS encoding GntP family permease, whose protein sequence is MTTNDDWVQTLGAGALLGIAGGAIALLLILIMYLRVHAFLALVVVSLLTAFAAGIPAGSIVSVLTGGFGSTLGSVALLVGLGAILGRLVEVTGGAQSLTGALIARFGEHRAPLALGVSSLVFGFPIFFDAGLVVMLPIVFSVARRLGGGVLRYGLPAAGAFSVMHVFVPPHPGPVAATELLGADVGLVIAFGLLIAIPTWFVTSYLYGLWVGKRLVLPVPTILSGGPQAEDQSDPPRPATVIALLLLPLVMIFANTGLDAARAAGWVDGDASWFAVARALGATPVALLVTVLVASYVLGVRRGRGKAAVEELVDSALGPVCAVILITGAGGMFGAVLRAGGIGDALSDGLADLGLPVFVAGFVIAAALRVAQGSATVALTTAAGLVQPVVQSGAFSATELAAIVLALAAGSVIASHVNDSGFWLVGRLMGMDVRTTFKTWTVMETTISLVGFGLASVVYLLG, encoded by the coding sequence ATGACCACCAACGACGACTGGGTCCAGACCCTCGGCGCGGGCGCCCTGCTGGGCATCGCCGGGGGCGCGATCGCCCTGCTGCTGATCCTCATCATGTACCTGCGGGTGCACGCGTTCCTGGCGCTGGTGGTGGTCAGCCTGCTCACCGCGTTCGCCGCGGGCATCCCGGCCGGCTCCATCGTCTCGGTCCTGACCGGCGGTTTCGGCAGCACGCTCGGCAGCGTCGCGCTGCTGGTCGGCCTCGGCGCGATCCTCGGCAGGCTGGTCGAGGTGACCGGCGGCGCGCAGTCGCTGACCGGCGCGCTGATCGCGCGCTTCGGCGAGCACCGGGCGCCGCTCGCGCTCGGCGTCAGCTCGCTGGTCTTCGGCTTCCCGATCTTCTTCGACGCGGGCCTGGTCGTGATGCTGCCGATCGTGTTCTCGGTGGCGCGCAGGCTCGGCGGCGGCGTGCTGCGCTACGGGCTGCCCGCCGCGGGCGCGTTCTCGGTGATGCACGTGTTCGTCCCGCCGCACCCCGGTCCGGTCGCCGCGACCGAACTGCTCGGCGCGGACGTCGGCCTGGTCATCGCGTTCGGCCTGCTGATCGCGATCCCGACCTGGTTCGTCACCAGCTACCTGTACGGGCTGTGGGTGGGCAAGCGGCTCGTGCTGCCGGTGCCGACGATCCTCAGCGGCGGCCCGCAGGCCGAGGACCAGTCGGACCCGCCGCGCCCGGCGACCGTGATCGCGCTGCTGCTGCTCCCGCTGGTGATGATCTTCGCCAACACCGGTCTGGACGCCGCGCGGGCCGCCGGCTGGGTGGACGGCGACGCGTCCTGGTTCGCCGTCGCCCGCGCGCTCGGCGCGACGCCGGTCGCCCTGCTGGTGACCGTGCTGGTGGCCTCGTACGTGCTCGGCGTCCGGCGCGGCCGGGGCAAGGCCGCGGTCGAGGAGCTGGTCGACTCCGCCCTCGGCCCGGTGTGCGCGGTCATCCTGATCACCGGCGCGGGCGGTATGTTCGGCGCCGTGCTGCGGGCGGGCGGCATCGGGGACGCCCTGTCCGACGGCCTGGCCGACCTCGGCCTGCCGGTGTTCGTGGCGGGCTTCGTCATCGCCGCGGCGCTGCGCGTCGCGCAGGGCTCGGCGACGGTCGCGCTGACCACCGCGGCGGGCCTCGTGCAGCCGGTCGTGCAGTCCGGCGCGTTCAGCGCGACCGAGCTGGCCGCGATCGTGCTGGCGCTGGCGGCCGGCTCGGTGATCGCGAGCCACGTCAACGACTCCGGCTTCTGGCTGGTCGGCAGGCTGATGGGGATGGACGTCCGGACCACGTTCAAGACCTGGACGGTCATGGAGACCACCATCAGCCTGGTCGGCTTCGGCCTGGCCTCGGTGGTGTACCTGCTCGGCTGA
- a CDS encoding acyl-CoA dehydrogenase family protein: protein MADDDRTAGSPTDDAPMTAAEVLARARAAAPVLRARSEEIERSRRLPADVVDLLRSTGVFRMAVGKERGGPELTSAEQTEVVEALSHGDPSAGWCAMIGMDTPLYAAFLPESAVAEMFPHPDVITAGLILPAGRAERVPGGYRLTGRWQFGSGITHADWVSAGSFVTTGGEPETGADGAPLWRVMLVRPDEVETIDTWHTTGLRGSGSRDYAITDVFVPEDHSFSFGTPLSRTGPLALPDALARNMPGVPLGLARAALDHAREHAIERVDRRTGERWADNYRVQLTIGEAELDFQAARHAVYGSLNQQWELLASGKTLDDFTADERIATALPRLNAFRAARRIVTALYDLLATTSIYERSPMDRWLRDITTMCQHVVVQDQVIQSAGAHLLGGEPLFPFALGIVD, encoded by the coding sequence GTGGCAGACGATGACCGCACCGCCGGATCGCCCACCGACGACGCGCCGATGACGGCGGCGGAGGTGCTGGCCAGGGCGAGGGCCGCCGCGCCGGTGCTGCGCGCCAGGTCCGAGGAGATCGAGCGGTCCCGCCGGCTGCCCGCCGACGTGGTGGACCTGCTGCGGTCGACCGGCGTGTTCCGGATGGCCGTCGGCAAGGAGCGCGGCGGGCCCGAGCTGACCTCGGCCGAGCAGACCGAGGTGGTCGAGGCGCTGTCGCACGGCGACCCGTCGGCCGGCTGGTGCGCCATGATCGGCATGGACACCCCGCTGTACGCGGCGTTCCTGCCCGAGTCGGCGGTGGCCGAGATGTTCCCGCACCCGGACGTGATCACCGCCGGGTTGATCCTCCCGGCCGGGCGCGCCGAGCGGGTGCCCGGCGGCTACCGGCTCACCGGCCGCTGGCAGTTCGGCAGCGGCATCACGCACGCCGACTGGGTCTCCGCGGGCAGCTTCGTCACCACCGGTGGCGAACCGGAGACCGGCGCCGACGGCGCGCCGCTCTGGCGGGTGATGCTCGTGCGGCCGGACGAGGTCGAGACGATCGACACCTGGCACACCACGGGCCTGCGCGGCAGCGGCAGCCGGGACTACGCGATCACCGACGTGTTCGTGCCCGAGGACCACTCGTTCAGCTTCGGCACGCCGCTCAGCCGCACCGGCCCGCTCGCCCTGCCGGACGCGCTCGCGCGCAACATGCCCGGCGTGCCGCTCGGCCTGGCCCGCGCCGCGCTGGACCACGCGCGGGAGCACGCGATCGAGCGGGTCGACCGCAGGACGGGGGAGCGCTGGGCGGACAACTACCGCGTCCAGCTGACCATCGGCGAGGCCGAGCTGGACTTCCAGGCCGCGCGGCACGCCGTCTACGGCAGCCTGAACCAGCAGTGGGAGCTGCTGGCGTCGGGCAAGACCTTGGACGACTTCACCGCGGACGAGCGGATCGCCACCGCGCTGCCGCGGCTCAACGCGTTCCGCGCCGCCCGGCGGATCGTCACCGCGCTGTACGACCTGCTGGCCACGACCTCGATCTACGAGCGCTCGCCGATGGACCGGTGGCTGCGCGACATCACCACCATGTGCCAGCACGTCGTGGTGCAGGACCAGGTCATCCAGTCCGCCGGCGCGCACCTGCTCGGCGGCGAGCCGCTGTTCCCGTTCGCGCTGGGGATCGTGGACTGA
- the ilvD gene encoding dihydroxy-acid dehydratase: protein MNETPDIKPRSRDVTDGLERTAARGMLRAVGMGDDDWVKPQIGVASSWNEITPCNLPLDRLAKASKDGVHAAGGYPLEFGTISVSDGISMGHEGMHFSLVSREVIADSVETVMQAERLDGSVLLAGCDKSLPGMLMAAARLDLASVFLYAGSILPGRVTLSDGSEREVTIIDAFEAVGACARGLMSREDVDLIERAICPGEGACGGMYTANTMASAAEALGMSLPGSAAPPATDRRRDGFARKSGEAVVGMLRKGITARQIMTREAFENAIAVVMAFGGSTNAVLHLLAIAHEAEVELSLDDFTRIGAKVPHLADVKPFGRHVMTDVDRIGGVPVVMKALLDAGLLHGDCLTVTGRTVAENLADIAPPDPDGTVLRAMGEPIHRTGGITILRGSLAPDGAVVKSAGFDSDVFTGTARVFDRERAAMDALANGTITAGDVVVIRYEGPKGGPGMREMLAITAAIKGAGLGKDVLLLTDGRFSGGTTGLCVGHVAPEAVDGGPIAFVRDGDPITLDVANGTLDVGVDEAELAARREGWAPLPARYERGVLAKYAKLVGSASGGAVCG from the coding sequence ATGAACGAGACCCCCGACATCAAGCCGCGCAGTCGCGACGTCACCGACGGGCTGGAGAGGACCGCCGCGCGCGGCATGCTCCGGGCGGTCGGCATGGGTGACGACGACTGGGTGAAGCCCCAGATCGGCGTCGCCTCGTCGTGGAACGAGATCACGCCGTGCAACCTGCCGCTGGACCGGTTGGCCAAGGCGAGCAAGGACGGCGTGCACGCGGCGGGCGGCTACCCGCTGGAGTTCGGCACGATCTCGGTGTCCGACGGCATCTCGATGGGCCACGAGGGCATGCACTTCTCGCTGGTGTCGCGCGAGGTCATCGCGGACAGCGTGGAAACCGTCATGCAGGCCGAGCGGCTGGACGGGTCGGTGCTGCTGGCGGGCTGCGACAAGTCGCTGCCGGGGATGCTGATGGCCGCCGCCCGGCTCGACCTGGCGAGCGTGTTCCTCTACGCGGGCTCGATCCTGCCCGGCCGGGTCACCCTGTCGGACGGCAGCGAGCGCGAGGTGACCATCATCGACGCGTTCGAGGCGGTCGGCGCGTGCGCCCGCGGCCTGATGAGCCGCGAGGACGTCGACCTGATCGAACGGGCCATCTGCCCCGGCGAGGGCGCGTGCGGCGGCATGTACACGGCGAACACCATGGCCAGCGCGGCCGAGGCGCTGGGCATGTCGCTGCCGGGCAGCGCGGCGCCGCCCGCGACGGACCGGCGCCGCGACGGGTTCGCCCGCAAGTCCGGCGAGGCCGTGGTCGGCATGCTGCGCAAGGGCATCACCGCCCGGCAGATCATGACGCGGGAGGCGTTCGAGAACGCGATCGCCGTGGTGATGGCGTTCGGCGGGTCCACCAACGCGGTGCTGCACCTGCTGGCCATCGCGCACGAGGCCGAGGTGGAGCTGAGCCTGGACGACTTCACCCGGATCGGCGCGAAGGTGCCGCACCTGGCCGACGTCAAGCCGTTCGGCAGGCACGTGATGACCGACGTCGACCGCATCGGCGGCGTGCCCGTGGTGATGAAGGCGCTGCTGGACGCGGGCCTGCTGCACGGGGACTGCCTGACCGTCACCGGGCGCACGGTGGCCGAGAACCTGGCCGACATCGCGCCGCCGGACCCGGACGGCACGGTGCTGCGGGCGATGGGCGAGCCGATCCACCGGACCGGCGGCATCACGATCCTGCGCGGCTCGCTCGCGCCCGACGGCGCGGTGGTGAAGTCGGCCGGGTTCGACTCCGACGTGTTCACCGGCACCGCCAGGGTGTTCGACCGCGAGCGGGCGGCGATGGACGCGCTGGCGAACGGCACGATCACCGCGGGCGACGTGGTGGTCATCCGCTACGAGGGGCCGAAGGGAGGTCCGGGCATGCGGGAGATGCTGGCGATCACCGCGGCGATCAAGGGCGCCGGGCTGGGCAAGGACGTCCTGCTGCTCACCGACGGCCGGTTCTCCGGCGGCACGACCGGCCTGTGCGTCGGCCACGTCGCGCCGGAGGCGGTGGACGGCGGGCCGATCGCGTTCGTCCGCGACGGCGACCCCATCACGCTGGACGTCGCCAACGGCACGCTGGACGTCGGCGTGGACGAGGCCGAGCTGGCGGCCCGCCGGGAGGGCTGGGCGCCGCTGCCCGCGCGGTACGAGCGCGGCGTGCTGGCGAAGTACGCCAAGCTGGTCGGCTCCGCCTCCGGCGGCGCGGTCTGCGGCTGA
- a CDS encoding cyclopropane-fatty-acyl-phospholipid synthase family protein translates to MDRHALSALAHADHPIAAPVGDRTVTELLDRAIRRPDAHVLDLGCGEGAWLLRAAQEHDGITAVGVDISDAGFDDTLADAARLGVADRVELVRQDVAEYRSGRRADVVLSIGAAYAFGELLPALAAARGHLAEDGVVVLGDCFWEREPDPAVRAELEDGPQRYADLATTVARVVADGWTPVHGHVSTLAEWDEYEWSWTGSLAAWALDHPDHPDREQVLATATAHRDSWLNGYRGVLGFVTLVLRPTP, encoded by the coding sequence GTGGATCGACACGCACTCAGCGCCTTGGCGCACGCGGACCACCCCATCGCCGCGCCCGTGGGCGACCGGACCGTCACCGAACTGCTCGACCGGGCGATCCGCCGGCCGGACGCCCACGTGCTCGACCTGGGCTGCGGCGAGGGCGCGTGGCTGCTGCGGGCGGCGCAGGAGCACGACGGCATCACGGCGGTCGGCGTCGACATCTCCGACGCCGGGTTCGACGACACCCTCGCCGACGCCGCCCGGCTCGGCGTGGCCGACCGGGTGGAGCTGGTCCGGCAGGACGTCGCCGAGTACCGGTCGGGCCGCCGGGCGGACGTGGTGCTGAGCATCGGCGCGGCCTACGCCTTCGGCGAGCTGCTGCCCGCCCTCGCCGCCGCGCGGGGCCACCTCGCCGAGGACGGCGTGGTGGTGCTCGGCGACTGCTTCTGGGAGCGCGAGCCGGACCCGGCGGTCCGGGCGGAGCTGGAGGACGGCCCGCAGCGGTACGCCGACCTGGCGACCACCGTCGCGCGGGTGGTCGCCGACGGGTGGACGCCCGTGCACGGGCACGTGAGCACCCTGGCGGAGTGGGACGAGTACGAGTGGAGCTGGACCGGCTCGCTGGCCGCGTGGGCGCTCGACCACCCCGACCACCCGGACCGCGAGCAGGTCCTGGCCACGGCCACCGCGCATCGCGACAGCTGGCTCAACGGCTACCGCGGCGTGCTCGGCTTCGTGACCCTGGTACTCCGGCCGACGCCCTAG
- a CDS encoding aldo/keto reductase: MRYRTLGRTGVQVSTLALGAMNFGAIGRTTQEEATAIVDAALEAGINVIDTADWYSAGRSEEMVGRAVAGRREDVVLATKACMPMGDEPNHRGSSRRWLVAELEHSLRRLGVDHVDLYQVHRWDPTTSDEETLSALTDLQRAGKIRYFGSSTFPAYRIVQAQWAAREHHLGRYVTEQPSYSILQRGIEAHVLPVTQEYGLGVLAWSPLASGWLSGAVRAGREVTTHRSAVLPERFDTAVPGNRARMDAVERLVEVAAGAGLTLIQLALGFVTAHPGVTSAIIGPRTLDHLRSQLAAADTALPADVLDAIDAVVAPGLDLAPQEKFDTPPALLDPALRRR; encoded by the coding sequence ATGCGGTACCGCACTTTGGGGCGCACCGGTGTGCAGGTCAGCACCCTCGCGCTCGGCGCGATGAACTTCGGCGCCATCGGGCGCACCACCCAGGAGGAGGCCACCGCGATCGTCGACGCCGCCCTCGAAGCGGGGATCAACGTCATCGACACCGCCGACTGGTACAGCGCGGGCCGGTCGGAGGAGATGGTCGGCCGGGCCGTCGCGGGCCGCCGCGAGGACGTCGTGCTGGCCACCAAGGCGTGCATGCCGATGGGCGACGAGCCCAACCACCGGGGCAGCTCCCGCCGCTGGCTGGTCGCCGAGCTGGAGCACAGCCTGCGCCGCCTCGGCGTCGACCACGTCGACCTCTACCAGGTCCACCGCTGGGACCCGACCACCAGCGACGAGGAGACGCTGTCCGCGCTGACCGACCTCCAGCGCGCCGGGAAGATCCGCTACTTCGGCTCCTCCACGTTCCCGGCCTACCGGATCGTGCAGGCGCAGTGGGCGGCGCGCGAGCACCACCTGGGCCGGTACGTCACCGAGCAGCCCAGCTACTCGATCCTCCAGCGCGGCATCGAGGCGCACGTGCTGCCGGTGACCCAGGAGTACGGGCTCGGCGTGCTGGCCTGGAGCCCGCTGGCCTCCGGCTGGCTGTCGGGCGCGGTCCGCGCGGGTCGCGAGGTCACCACCCACCGGTCGGCGGTCCTGCCGGAGCGCTTCGACACCGCCGTCCCGGGCAACCGGGCCAGGATGGACGCGGTCGAGCGGCTGGTGGAGGTGGCCGCCGGGGCGGGCCTGACGCTGATCCAGCTCGCGCTCGGGTTCGTCACCGCGCACCCCGGCGTGACCAGCGCGATCATCGGCCCCCGCACGCTGGACCACCTGCGCTCGCAGCTGGCCGCCGCGGACACCGCGCTGCCGGCGGACGTGCTGGACGCGATCGACGCCGTCGTCGCGCCGGGCCTGGACCTGGCGCCGCAGGAGAAGTTCGACACCCCGCCCGCGCTCCTCGACCCCGCCCTGCGCCGCCGCTGA
- a CDS encoding TetR/AcrR family transcriptional regulator, which translates to MDDDRPAAKPKRADARRNEKALLDAAAAVFVESGVDAPVRDVAARAGVGTATIYRHFPTRADLVVAVYRHQVESCAEAGPALLASSPSPHAALARWIDLFVDFLATKHGLAGALRADNADYAVLHAYFLDRLVPVCGHLLDAAVAAGEIRSDLKPVELMRGVGNLCIGADRDPGYDARRLVAVLVAGLRREP; encoded by the coding sequence GTGGACGACGACCGGCCGGCGGCCAAGCCCAAGCGGGCGGACGCCCGGCGCAACGAGAAGGCCCTGCTCGACGCGGCGGCCGCCGTCTTCGTCGAGTCGGGCGTGGACGCGCCGGTGCGCGACGTCGCGGCCAGGGCCGGTGTCGGCACGGCCACCATCTACCGCCACTTCCCCACCCGGGCCGACCTGGTCGTCGCCGTCTACCGGCACCAGGTCGAGTCCTGCGCCGAGGCCGGGCCCGCCCTGCTGGCGAGCAGCCCGAGCCCGCACGCCGCACTGGCCCGGTGGATCGACTTGTTCGTGGACTTCCTGGCCACCAAGCACGGTCTCGCGGGCGCGCTGCGGGCGGACAACGCCGACTACGCCGTGCTGCACGCGTACTTCCTGGACCGCCTGGTCCCGGTGTGCGGCCACCTGCTCGACGCGGCCGTCGCGGCCGGCGAGATCCGGTCCGACCTGAAGCCGGTCGAGCTCATGCGGGGCGTCGGGAACCTCTGCATCGGCGCGGACCGCGACCCCGGCTACGACGCGCGGCGCCTGGTCGCGGTCCTCGTCGCCGGGTTGCGCCGGGAGCCCTAG
- the sigJ gene encoding RNA polymerase sigma factor SigJ yields MTDRAAELAAEYTRLRPRLVGVAYSLVGTLAEAQDVVSDCWLRLTAADERETVRDVEAWSVVAVARRAVDVLRSARVRREEYVGPWLPEPLVDAAAEDPAERVTLDDTVSYALMVVLETLSPAERTTWVLHEVFGMPFPEIAAVVGRSPAAVRQLAVRARAHVAAGAPRVEVGGDEHRRAVDAFVRAVGHGDLRGLLAVLDPGVVLTSDGGGLLGVARRPVLGADRVARFLVGVRRKMAAGERIAPLTVNGGPGFAVLTGATTRFVCSFTLRDGRVTRVDMVVAPDKLPRGLGV; encoded by the coding sequence GTGACCGACCGGGCGGCCGAGCTGGCCGCCGAGTACACCCGCCTGCGGCCACGCCTGGTCGGCGTCGCGTACTCGCTGGTCGGCACGCTGGCCGAGGCGCAGGACGTGGTGTCGGACTGCTGGCTGCGGCTGACCGCCGCCGACGAGCGCGAGACCGTGCGCGACGTCGAGGCGTGGTCCGTGGTGGCGGTGGCGCGGCGCGCGGTGGACGTGCTGCGGTCGGCCAGGGTGCGGCGGGAGGAGTACGTCGGCCCCTGGCTGCCGGAACCCCTCGTGGACGCCGCCGCGGAGGACCCGGCGGAGCGGGTGACGCTGGACGACACGGTGAGCTACGCGCTCATGGTCGTGCTGGAGACCCTGAGCCCGGCCGAGCGGACCACGTGGGTGCTGCACGAGGTGTTCGGCATGCCGTTCCCGGAGATCGCCGCCGTGGTCGGCCGCAGCCCCGCCGCCGTGCGGCAGCTGGCGGTGCGGGCGCGGGCGCACGTCGCGGCGGGCGCGCCGCGGGTCGAGGTCGGCGGCGACGAGCACCGCCGGGCCGTGGACGCGTTCGTCCGCGCAGTCGGCCACGGTGACCTGCGCGGCCTGCTGGCCGTGCTGGACCCGGGCGTCGTGCTCACCAGCGACGGCGGCGGCCTGCTCGGGGTGGCCCGCCGGCCGGTGCTCGGCGCGGACCGGGTGGCGCGGTTCCTCGTCGGCGTGCGCCGCAAGATGGCCGCGGGGGAGCGCATCGCGCCGCTGACCGTGAACGGCGGCCCCGGCTTCGCCGTGCTGACCGGCGCGACCACCAGGTTCGTCTGCTCCTTCACCCTCCGGGACGGGCGGGTCACGCGGGTCGACATGGTGGTCGCGCCGGACAAGCTGCCGCGCGGGCTGGGGGTCTAG